In Propionicimonas paludicola, a single window of DNA contains:
- a CDS encoding PTS mannitol transporter subunit IICB has product MTTEVTAKQGSARVAVQRFGTFLSGMIMPNIPALIAWGIVTMFFIGVGFTPNADISTIVGPFIHYLLPILIAYTGGHMVYGVRGAVVATIGTFGAIAGSDLLIANVNAAALKEWLDAGKAAADFKELGQIHMFIGAMIMAPIAAYSMKWLDGLWEDKIKPGLEMLVNMFSAGIWGFVLMLFGFYPIAWLVNGIMSGLGSAVNWLVANNLLPLTSIIIEPAKVFFLNNAINHGVLTPLGLQQTAESGHSILFLLEANPGPGVGLLLAFTFFGIGAARASAPGAAFIQFVGGIHEVYFPYALMKPALILALIGGGMTGVTTNMLLGGALRAPAAPGSILAVIAQIAPGAYFAVLLSVVLSAAVTFVLSWLILRSTRKRDLEAEAAGADTFGAAISQTEANKGKSSEALAGLRAAGRTGEIKAIVFACDAGMGSSAMGASVLRKKIKDAGFADVTVVNKAIASLEDNFDLVVTHRDLAERAAAKTPSAVHVSVANFIGAPEYDQVVEMVKEASVAH; this is encoded by the coding sequence ATGACTACCGAGGTAACGGCGAAGCAGGGATCGGCACGCGTTGCCGTCCAGCGGTTCGGCACTTTCCTCTCCGGCATGATCATGCCCAACATCCCCGCTCTCATCGCTTGGGGCATCGTCACGATGTTCTTCATCGGTGTGGGCTTCACCCCCAATGCCGACATCTCGACCATCGTCGGGCCGTTCATTCACTACTTGCTGCCGATCCTGATCGCCTATACCGGCGGCCACATGGTCTATGGCGTCCGCGGCGCAGTGGTGGCCACGATCGGCACCTTCGGCGCGATCGCCGGTTCGGACCTCCTGATCGCCAACGTGAACGCCGCAGCACTGAAGGAGTGGCTGGACGCCGGCAAGGCTGCCGCTGACTTCAAGGAGCTCGGCCAGATCCACATGTTCATCGGCGCCATGATCATGGCCCCGATCGCGGCCTACTCGATGAAGTGGCTGGACGGGCTGTGGGAGGACAAGATCAAGCCCGGACTGGAGATGCTGGTCAACATGTTCTCGGCGGGCATCTGGGGCTTCGTCCTGATGCTGTTCGGCTTCTACCCGATCGCGTGGCTGGTCAACGGCATCATGAGCGGGCTTGGCAGCGCGGTGAACTGGCTGGTCGCCAACAACCTGCTACCGCTGACCAGCATCATCATCGAGCCGGCCAAGGTCTTCTTCCTGAACAACGCCATCAACCATGGCGTGCTCACCCCGCTCGGTCTCCAGCAGACGGCGGAGTCGGGCCACTCGATCCTGTTCCTGCTCGAGGCCAACCCCGGCCCGGGCGTCGGACTGCTGCTGGCGTTCACCTTCTTCGGGATCGGTGCGGCCCGGGCGTCGGCTCCCGGGGCGGCCTTCATCCAGTTCGTCGGCGGCATCCACGAGGTGTACTTCCCCTACGCGCTGATGAAGCCCGCTCTGATCCTGGCGCTGATCGGCGGCGGCATGACCGGTGTGACCACCAACATGCTGCTAGGTGGCGCGCTGCGAGCCCCGGCAGCTCCGGGCAGCATCCTTGCGGTCATCGCACAGATCGCCCCGGGGGCCTACTTCGCGGTGCTGCTGTCGGTGGTGCTGTCCGCTGCGGTCACCTTCGTGCTCTCCTGGCTCATCCTGCGGTCCACCCGCAAGCGTGATCTGGAGGCCGAGGCGGCCGGTGCGGATACCTTCGGTGCGGCGATCAGCCAGACCGAAGCCAACAAGGGCAAGTCGTCCGAGGCGCTGGCTGGACTGCGGGCGGCGGGTCGCACCGGCGAGATCAAGGCCATCGTCTTCGCCTGTGACGCCGGAATGGGCTCCTCGGCCATGGGTGCCTCGGTGCTGCGCAAGAAGATCAAGGACGCCGGTTTCGCCGACGTCACCGTGGTCAACAAGGCCATCGCCAGCCTTGAGGACAACTTCGATCTGGTGGTGACCCATCGCGATCTGGCCGAACGTGCGGCGGCGAAGACCCCGTCCGCCGTACATGTCTCGGTGGCCAACTTCATTGGCGCCCCCGAGTACGACCAGGTCGTGGAGATGGTGAAGGAGGCGAGCGTCGCTCACTGA
- a CDS encoding PTS sugar transporter subunit IIA, whose product MPENSILQPSSVRLGLASVSKQEAIRMCAQVLVDCGAATEDYFAGMLAREQQISTYLGEGVAIPHGTNEARAHIRSAALGFLQFPDGIDWDGNEVKVCIPIASASDEHLGILASLAEALMEPEAAERLRVTDSVAEVIDLLTPAEEN is encoded by the coding sequence ATGCCCGAGAACTCGATCCTGCAGCCATCCTCGGTCCGGCTCGGCTTGGCCTCGGTGTCCAAACAGGAGGCGATTCGGATGTGTGCCCAGGTGCTGGTCGACTGCGGCGCAGCTACCGAGGACTACTTCGCCGGAATGCTGGCCCGCGAGCAGCAGATCTCGACCTACCTCGGTGAGGGTGTCGCGATTCCCCACGGCACCAACGAAGCCCGCGCCCACATCAGGTCGGCCGCGCTGGGCTTCCTGCAGTTCCCCGACGGCATCGACTGGGACGGCAATGAGGTGAAGGTGTGCATTCCGATCGCCTCGGCCTCCGATGAGCACCTGGGCATCCTGGCCAGCCTCGCCGAGGCGCTGATGGAGCCCGAGGCAGCCGAGCGGCTGCGGGTCACCGACTCGGTGGCCGAAGTGATTGACCTACTGACCCCTGCTGAGGAGAACTGA
- a CDS encoding zinc-dependent dehydrogenase: MKVLRFYAPGDVRIEDAPIPQITADEILLRVRNCSTCGTDVKIFHNGHQNLTPPRVIGHEVAGEVAEVGANVSGWAVGDRAQVIAAVPCGECYECRKGWMAVCANQTSIGYQYDGGFAEYMVVPQAVLKVDGLNRIPDGVGFDEASAAEPFACAINAQELLGIEAGDTVVVFGAGPIGCIHTRIARGVHGAARVFLVDVNAERLAMSAAAVQPDAVIDASQVDVVAEVMRLTEGRGADVVITATAANITQEQAIAMAARNGRISFFGGLPKTNPTITCDSNLVHYRQLHIHGANGSAPEHNRKALVYIASGQVPVKDLITVHLPLERALEAFDIVAKGQAIKVTVEP, from the coding sequence ATGAAGGTCCTGCGTTTCTACGCCCCCGGCGATGTGCGGATCGAGGACGCCCCGATCCCGCAGATCACGGCGGACGAGATCCTGCTGCGCGTGCGGAACTGCTCCACCTGCGGCACGGACGTGAAGATCTTCCACAATGGTCATCAGAACCTCACTCCGCCGCGGGTGATCGGCCACGAGGTGGCCGGCGAGGTCGCCGAAGTCGGCGCCAACGTCTCCGGCTGGGCGGTCGGCGACCGGGCCCAGGTGATCGCCGCCGTGCCGTGTGGTGAGTGCTACGAGTGCCGCAAGGGCTGGATGGCCGTATGCGCCAACCAGACCTCGATCGGTTACCAGTACGACGGTGGCTTCGCCGAGTACATGGTGGTGCCGCAGGCCGTGCTGAAGGTGGACGGGCTGAACCGGATCCCGGACGGGGTCGGCTTCGACGAGGCGTCCGCTGCCGAACCGTTCGCGTGCGCGATCAACGCCCAGGAGTTGCTGGGCATCGAGGCCGGCGACACCGTGGTGGTGTTCGGGGCTGGCCCGATCGGCTGCATCCACACTCGGATCGCCCGTGGCGTCCATGGCGCAGCCCGCGTCTTCCTGGTGGACGTCAACGCCGAGCGGCTGGCCATGTCGGCTGCCGCCGTACAGCCGGACGCCGTCATCGACGCTTCCCAGGTGGACGTGGTGGCTGAGGTGATGCGGCTCACCGAGGGTCGTGGCGCCGATGTGGTGATCACCGCCACCGCGGCCAACATCACCCAGGAGCAGGCCATCGCCATGGCTGCTCGCAACGGCCGGATCTCCTTCTTCGGGGGCCTGCCCAAGACCAACCCGACGATCACCTGCGACTCCAACCTGGTCCACTACCGGCAGCTGCACATTCACGGCGCCAACGGCTCGGCGCCCGAGCACAACCGCAAGGCGCTGGTCTACATCGCCTCGGGCCAGGTGCCGGTGAAGGATCTGATCACCGTCCACCTGCCGCTGGAGCGCGCGCTGGAGGCCTTCGACATCGTGGCCAAGGGGCAGGCCATCAAGGTCACCGTCGAGCCCTGA
- the pfkB gene encoding 1-phosphofructokinase translates to MIVTLTPNPSVDRTVTLPRLERGAVLRATESREDPGGKGLNVSRALAASGTASTAVFPVGGIYGRLMLNLLEGEPVTLAAVPISEPIRANITIAETDGTTTKVNEPGPVLSVAEADALRSAALDASRGASWVVCCGSLPPGLDDDFYAPLIRHCQASGVRVAVDTSGEPMAAALAAKPALIKPNRIELAEAVGRELVTVGEVIDAASALVDGGIETVVISLGRDGALLVDAAGAVHAASEIGCPVSTVGAGDALLAGYLHAVDSGADRETALRTAVAFGSAAVLLPGSSMPGPSDIAAITVSSTMSPDRARSLSD, encoded by the coding sequence ATGATCGTCACCCTCACGCCGAACCCGAGCGTGGACCGGACGGTCACGCTCCCCAGGCTGGAACGCGGTGCCGTCCTGCGAGCCACCGAGTCCCGGGAAGATCCCGGCGGTAAGGGGCTGAACGTCAGCCGAGCGCTGGCCGCGAGCGGCACCGCCAGCACCGCCGTGTTCCCGGTTGGTGGAATCTACGGACGACTGATGCTGAACCTGCTCGAGGGCGAGCCGGTGACACTGGCTGCCGTGCCGATCAGTGAGCCGATCCGGGCCAACATCACCATCGCCGAGACCGACGGAACCACCACCAAGGTGAACGAACCTGGCCCGGTTCTCTCCGTTGCCGAGGCGGACGCGCTGAGGAGCGCCGCTCTCGATGCCAGCCGTGGCGCCAGCTGGGTGGTCTGCTGTGGGTCGCTGCCGCCCGGGCTCGACGACGACTTCTATGCCCCACTGATCCGGCACTGCCAAGCCAGTGGCGTCCGGGTGGCCGTGGACACCTCCGGGGAGCCGATGGCCGCCGCACTGGCCGCCAAGCCGGCCCTGATCAAGCCCAACCGGATCGAGCTGGCCGAGGCCGTCGGACGGGAGCTCGTCACCGTGGGCGAGGTCATCGATGCGGCGTCCGCCCTTGTCGACGGAGGAATCGAGACCGTGGTGATCAGCCTGGGCCGCGATGGCGCCCTGCTGGTGGACGCCGCCGGCGCGGTTCACGCGGCCTCGGAGATCGGCTGCCCGGTCTCCACCGTCGGTGCCGGCGATGCGCTGCTGGCCGGCTACCTGCACGCCGTCGACTCCGGCGCAGACCGGGAGACCGCCCTGCGCACCGCCGTGGCCTTCGGCTCGGCTGCAGTCTTGCTGCCGGGCAGCTCGATGCCCGGCCCATCCGACATCGCCGCGATCACAGTCAGCTCGACGATGTCCCCGGATCGAGCCCGGTCGCTCAGCGACTGA
- a CDS encoding DeoR/GlpR family DNA-binding transcription regulator: MVATEDSAEGRLLPHERHLRILEQARARSRVEVSALAEELEVTTETIRRDLSILERQGQLRRVHGGAVHVQRLGYEPTVNARREHQTSQKSRIGRIARDYLPDGGSILVDSGTTTLELVRQLPADLAVSVVTNSLQAASLLVDLPRVELMLLGGRIRNVTGAAVGSWTASALASLRVDVAFIGANGITPEAGLTTPDQAEAEIKRAMVDAAAQVVCLADYTKVGRTQLCRFAGLSEVDVLITDTGLDAGLAAELSAAGPEVIRA, from the coding sequence ATGGTTGCGACAGAGGACAGCGCTGAGGGTCGTCTACTACCGCACGAGCGGCACCTTCGGATCCTAGAGCAGGCACGGGCGCGTTCTCGAGTGGAGGTCTCGGCACTGGCCGAGGAACTCGAGGTGACCACCGAGACGATCCGCCGCGACCTGAGCATTCTGGAACGGCAGGGACAGTTGCGCCGCGTGCACGGCGGGGCCGTCCACGTGCAGCGGCTCGGCTACGAGCCGACGGTGAACGCCCGGCGCGAGCACCAGACCAGCCAGAAGTCGCGGATCGGCCGGATCGCCCGCGACTACCTGCCCGACGGCGGGTCGATCCTGGTCGACTCCGGCACCACCACCTTGGAGCTGGTCCGGCAACTACCGGCCGATCTTGCCGTGTCGGTGGTGACCAACTCCCTTCAGGCCGCTTCGCTGCTGGTGGATCTGCCTCGGGTCGAGTTGATGCTGCTCGGCGGACGGATCCGCAACGTCACCGGTGCCGCGGTGGGCTCCTGGACGGCGTCCGCCCTGGCCAGCCTGCGGGTCGACGTGGCCTTCATCGGCGCGAACGGGATCACCCCGGAGGCCGGACTGACCACCCCCGACCAGGCCGAGGCCGAGATCAAGCGAGCGATGGTCGATGCGGCCGCGCAGGTGGTCTGCCTGGCCGACTACACCAAGGTCGGCCGGACTCAGCTGTGCCGCTTCGCCGGACTGAGCGAGGTGGACGTCCTGATCACCGACACCGGGCTGGACGCCGGCCTGGCCGCTGAGCTGTCCGCGGCCGGCCCAGAAGTGATTCGGGCATGA
- the purD gene encoding phosphoribosylamine--glycine ligase: protein MAQTVLVVGTGGREHALAWALSKDPGVAGVHIAPGNPGTAAVGTNHPVDPMNPEAVAALAVELAVDLVVVGPEAPLVAGVADAVRARGIPVFGPSGAAAQLEGSKAFAKEIMEAAGVPTAEARLCVSMDEVVAALDEFGAPYVVKDDGLAAGKGVIVTDDRDAAIRHAAGCRKVIIEEYLDGPEVSLFALSDGTHVLPFEPAQDFKRVGDGDAGPNTGGMGAYTPLPWAPAGLTEQVVATVIQPTIDELRRRGTPFVGLLYAGLALTSRGVRVVEFNARFGDPETQPLLTRLKTPLGGALYAAATGALAEHPPLEWGSGAAVGVVIAAQGYPESPRKGDPITGAEIEGVFHAGTALDASGQLVSAGGRVLTVVGTGDTLAEARDAAYAKVSTITLPGGFHRTDIAANAAAQQLDGLRAVPGKEEQA from the coding sequence GTGGCGCAGACGGTACTGGTAGTTGGAACTGGCGGACGCGAGCATGCCCTGGCCTGGGCGCTCAGCAAGGACCCGGGAGTCGCTGGCGTGCACATCGCGCCCGGCAACCCGGGGACGGCCGCAGTGGGCACCAATCATCCGGTCGACCCGATGAACCCCGAGGCTGTGGCGGCCCTGGCCGTCGAGCTGGCCGTCGATCTGGTGGTGGTCGGACCCGAGGCGCCGCTGGTGGCCGGGGTGGCCGACGCCGTCCGAGCCCGGGGGATTCCGGTCTTCGGCCCGTCCGGAGCAGCTGCGCAGCTGGAGGGTAGCAAGGCCTTCGCCAAGGAGATCATGGAGGCGGCCGGCGTCCCCACCGCTGAGGCGCGGCTGTGCGTGAGCATGGACGAGGTCGTCGCCGCTCTGGACGAGTTCGGCGCACCCTACGTGGTCAAGGACGACGGACTGGCCGCCGGCAAGGGCGTCATCGTCACCGACGATCGGGACGCAGCCATCCGGCACGCCGCCGGCTGCCGCAAGGTGATCATCGAGGAGTACCTGGACGGCCCCGAGGTGAGCCTGTTCGCACTCAGCGACGGCACCCACGTGCTGCCCTTCGAGCCGGCTCAGGACTTCAAGCGGGTCGGCGACGGCGACGCCGGTCCGAACACCGGCGGAATGGGCGCCTACACCCCGCTGCCGTGGGCCCCGGCCGGGCTCACCGAGCAGGTGGTGGCCACGGTGATCCAGCCGACCATCGACGAGCTGCGCCGCCGCGGCACCCCCTTCGTAGGGCTGCTCTATGCCGGCCTGGCGCTGACCAGCCGCGGAGTGCGGGTTGTCGAGTTCAATGCCCGCTTCGGCGATCCGGAGACTCAGCCGCTGCTGACCAGACTGAAGACCCCGCTGGGCGGTGCCCTGTACGCGGCCGCCACCGGCGCACTGGCCGAGCACCCGCCGCTGGAGTGGGGCAGTGGGGCAGCGGTCGGCGTTGTCATCGCCGCCCAGGGCTACCCCGAGTCGCCGCGCAAGGGCGATCCGATCACCGGTGCCGAGATCGAGGGCGTCTTCCACGCCGGGACGGCGCTGGACGCATCCGGGCAGCTGGTCAGCGCCGGCGGCCGAGTGCTGACCGTGGTCGGCACCGGCGACACCCTGGCTGAGGCCCGGGACGCCGCCTACGCGAAGGTGTCCACGATCACTCTCCCGGGCGGCTTCCATCGCACCGACATCGCCGCCAACGCGGCCGCGCAGCAGCTGGACGGCCTTCGAGCCGTCCCCGGCAAGGAGGAGCAGGCATGA